One Micromonospora sp. FIMYZ51 genomic window carries:
- a CDS encoding TetR/AcrR family transcriptional regulator gives MVGADDPDTEQGEGEPGTERHGDSPGSEQGRGDPRIDRDGDGPGVGGDGDGPGIGGDGGGPGIGGDGPGIDRDGDGPGIGGDAIVATAWRLAEAEGWPAVTARRLAERADVDLGELYQRFADRDAVLAAVAVRGFADLAAALTAARTAVDRPPEMWPAVMTAYLDFAYANPEIYDAMFAYTPDLTLGAEQVPETVAATFDELRAALAPLAAGRDPDTLTELGWSLLHGLVMLTRGGRLRPEAQDQREHLLTTNLFPPP, from the coding sequence GTGGTGGGCGCAGACGACCCGGACACCGAGCAGGGCGAGGGCGAACCGGGCACCGAGCGGCATGGGGACAGTCCCGGCAGTGAGCAGGGCAGGGGTGACCCGCGCATCGACCGGGACGGGGACGGGCCGGGCGTCGGCGGGGACGGGGACGGGCCGGGCATCGGCGGGGACGGGGGCGGTCCTGGCATCGGCGGGGACGGGCCGGGCATCGACCGGGACGGGGACGGTCCTGGCATCGGCGGGGACGCCATCGTCGCCACCGCCTGGCGGCTGGCCGAGGCCGAGGGCTGGCCTGCGGTGACCGCTCGCCGGCTGGCCGAGCGGGCCGACGTCGATCTCGGCGAGCTCTATCAGCGTTTCGCCGACCGGGACGCGGTGCTCGCCGCAGTCGCGGTACGCGGCTTCGCCGACCTGGCCGCCGCCCTGACCGCCGCCCGTACGGCGGTCGACCGGCCGCCGGAGATGTGGCCGGCGGTGATGACGGCCTACCTGGACTTCGCGTACGCCAACCCGGAGATCTACGACGCCATGTTCGCGTACACCCCGGATCTGACCCTTGGTGCCGAGCAGGTCCCCGAGACGGTCGCGGCGACCTTCGACGAGCTGCGTGCGGCGCTGGCCCCGTTGGCTGCCGGTCGGGACCCGGACACCCTGACCGAGCTGGGCTGGAGCCTGCTGCACGGCCTGGTCATGCTCACCCGAGGCGGTCGCCTCCGCCCCGAGGCACAAGACCAACGCGAACACCTGTTAACCACAAACCTCTTCCCCCCTCCCTAA
- a CDS encoding amylo-alpha-1,6-glucosidase, whose amino-acid sequence MSEIRFGSQVCGELTSAAGREWLVPDGRGGYAMGTVGGLRTRRYHGLLVVPGETPAARKVALASLDPAVLLPSGARVRLGAHEWVSGDVDPRGFELLERFDLTDGLPRWRWRIGDVVIERELAMLPGRSCVAVLHRLVSGGPVELELAAAGTWRDAHGERRADGPPLRMDPVDGGAIIEGAYRLAGPGWTPHGHWWRGAYYREEAARGLHPEEDLWYAGQFRDTLRRPGDTVSVLAWADDLAQEPPPAAQVVAAARQRNRAVVAAAKPTDPVQATLALAADAFVVQTATGPDVVAGYPWFGAWSRDTMISYEGLFLCTGRADLGRELLRSYAATLSEGMLANTADTGRVEYNTVDGTLWFLHAVSRHVTVTGDTDLGDELLPALHAVIDAHLAGTRYGIGVDPADGLLTAGAAGAALTWMDARVYGVPVTPRHGKPVEVNALWINGLAGIAELAELAGRDADALHRLHERATKAFRDRFPTPGGWLHDVVDAPAPAYPLGGAAYHDDDLLRPNQLLAWSLPFAPLEPDPVTLGRVGAGLLTPLGPRSLSPDCPGFIGRHGGGPAERDSAYHQGTVWPWLIGPYADASRRAGLPVDELFVGLEAHLGEYGLGSVSETADGLAPHTATGCPFQAWSVAELLRARR is encoded by the coding sequence TTGAGTGAGATTCGCTTCGGTTCCCAGGTCTGTGGCGAGCTGACCAGCGCCGCCGGTCGGGAATGGCTGGTGCCCGACGGCCGCGGCGGCTACGCCATGGGCACCGTCGGCGGGTTGCGCACCCGCCGCTACCACGGGCTGCTGGTGGTGCCGGGCGAAACCCCGGCCGCCCGCAAGGTGGCACTCGCCAGCCTCGACCCGGCGGTGCTGCTGCCCTCCGGGGCCCGGGTACGCCTCGGCGCGCACGAGTGGGTCTCCGGCGATGTCGACCCGCGCGGCTTCGAGCTGCTGGAGCGCTTCGACCTGACCGACGGGCTGCCCCGCTGGCGGTGGCGCATCGGCGACGTGGTGATCGAGCGGGAGCTGGCGATGCTGCCCGGCCGCTCCTGCGTGGCGGTGTTGCACCGGCTGGTCAGCGGCGGTCCGGTGGAGCTGGAACTGGCTGCCGCCGGCACCTGGCGCGACGCGCACGGCGAGCGCCGGGCCGACGGGCCGCCGCTGCGGATGGACCCGGTCGACGGCGGCGCGATCATCGAGGGGGCGTACCGGCTGGCCGGGCCGGGCTGGACGCCGCACGGCCACTGGTGGCGGGGCGCCTACTACCGCGAGGAGGCGGCGCGCGGCCTGCACCCGGAGGAGGACCTGTGGTACGCGGGCCAGTTCCGGGACACCCTGCGCCGCCCCGGCGACACGGTGTCGGTGCTGGCCTGGGCCGACGACCTGGCGCAGGAGCCGCCGCCGGCGGCGCAGGTGGTGGCGGCGGCCCGGCAGCGCAACCGGGCGGTGGTGGCGGCGGCCAAGCCGACCGATCCGGTCCAGGCGACCCTGGCGTTGGCCGCCGACGCGTTCGTGGTGCAGACCGCCACCGGGCCGGACGTGGTGGCCGGCTACCCGTGGTTCGGTGCCTGGTCGCGGGACACGATGATCTCCTACGAGGGGCTGTTCCTCTGCACCGGCCGGGCCGACCTCGGCCGGGAGCTGCTGCGCTCGTACGCGGCGACGCTGTCGGAGGGAATGCTTGCCAACACCGCCGACACCGGCCGGGTCGAGTACAACACCGTGGACGGCACGCTGTGGTTCCTGCACGCGGTGAGCCGGCACGTCACGGTCACCGGCGACACCGACCTCGGTGACGAGCTGCTGCCGGCACTGCACGCGGTGATCGACGCCCACCTGGCCGGCACCCGGTACGGCATCGGCGTCGACCCGGCCGACGGCCTGCTCACCGCCGGTGCCGCCGGTGCCGCGCTGACCTGGATGGACGCCCGGGTCTACGGGGTACCGGTCACTCCCCGGCACGGCAAGCCGGTCGAGGTGAACGCGCTGTGGATCAACGGCCTGGCCGGGATCGCCGAGCTGGCCGAGTTGGCCGGGCGGGACGCCGACGCGCTGCACCGGCTGCACGAGCGGGCGACCAAGGCGTTCCGGGACCGCTTCCCCACCCCGGGCGGCTGGTTGCACGACGTGGTGGACGCCCCCGCGCCGGCGTACCCGCTTGGCGGCGCGGCCTACCACGACGACGACCTGCTCCGCCCCAACCAGCTGTTGGCCTGGTCGCTGCCGTTCGCACCGCTGGAGCCGGACCCGGTGACGCTGGGCCGGGTCGGTGCCGGGCTGCTCACCCCGCTCGGCCCGCGCAGCCTCTCCCCCGACTGCCCCGGCTTCATCGGCCGGCACGGCGGCGGTCCGGCCGAGCGGGACAGCGCGTACCACCAGGGCACCGTCTGGCCCTGGCTGATCGGCCCGTACGCCGACGCCAGCCGCCGGGCCGGGTTGCCTGTCGACGAGCTGTTCGTCGGTCTGGAGGCGCATCTGGGCGAGTACGGTCTCGGCTCGGTGAGCGAGACCGCCGACGGTCTCGCCCCGCACACCGCCACCGGCTGCCCCTTCCAGGCCTGGTCGGTGGCGGAACTGCTGCGCGCTCGCCGGTAG
- a CDS encoding glucosidase, with the protein MAAVVKYPGGVENGQVITDGTPSAPAPDAERIRLAQADAGEQDWRAWGPYLSERAWGTVREDYSEHGTAWDYFPHDHARSRAYRWSEDGMAGVCDDRQTFCFALALWNGRDPIIKERMFGLGGDSGNHGEDVKEYWWYEDSTPTHSWMRWRYHYPQTAFPYDELVAVNALRGRDDTEYELVDTGIFDDDRYWAVTVDYAKASPTDLCVVVTVANRADRPETLHVLPHLWFRNTWAWGLPGTDDRVPRIVGEGGRLVGEHWVLGQLVLEGDGAPTPLLCDNDTNAERLWGLPSRTPYPKDGINDHVVTGAATVNPELTGTKAALHYVLEVPAGEQRQIRLRLTRTAPPPGDGDPPPADLGAGFDAVVWARRAEANRFFAGVIPAEASADETLIARQAIAGLMWGKQFYHFDVKRWLEGDPGSTPPAGRRHGRNSAWWHMTSFDVISMPDPWEYPWYAAWDLAFHCVSIARVDPGFAKEQLLLLLREWYLHPNGQIPAYEWAFGDVNPPVHAWAALKVFEIDGSRDHDFLARMMHKLLMNFTWWVNRKDTGGNNVFEGGFLGLDNVGPFDRSAALPVAGVLEQSDGTGWMAMYALNLLDIAIVLAEHDRTWVDTATKFFEHFAYIAAAAYDQGLWDDEDAFFYDVLRLADGTKVPLKVRSVVGLLPLAAVTRLTARTLHRLPELGARLRWFLTNRPEYASVVGARRLGPDGRQQRLLSMCGPEQVVRLLARMLDTEEFLSEYGLRTLSRAHLDKPFAVTLGGQEFCVGYEPAESTSGLFGGNSNWRGPIWMPTNFLLISALRDYAAFFGDDLQVEYPTRSGVKKTLDEIADDLSARLIALFTRDDWGRRPIYGAAQLFQTHPDWRDLIAFPEYFHGDNGAGLGAWHQTGWSALVADLILTLRR; encoded by the coding sequence ATGGCCGCTGTGGTGAAGTACCCCGGCGGCGTCGAAAATGGTCAGGTGATCACCGACGGTACGCCCTCCGCCCCGGCTCCCGACGCCGAGCGCATTCGGCTGGCCCAGGCCGACGCCGGCGAGCAGGACTGGCGCGCATGGGGCCCCTATCTGTCCGAGCGGGCGTGGGGGACGGTACGGGAGGACTACAGCGAACACGGCACGGCGTGGGACTACTTTCCCCACGATCACGCGCGCTCCCGAGCGTACCGGTGGTCCGAGGACGGCATGGCGGGCGTCTGTGACGACCGGCAGACGTTCTGTTTCGCCCTCGCTCTCTGGAACGGCCGTGATCCGATCATCAAGGAGCGGATGTTCGGCCTCGGCGGCGACAGCGGCAACCACGGCGAGGACGTCAAGGAATACTGGTGGTACGAGGACTCCACGCCCACCCACTCGTGGATGCGGTGGCGCTACCACTACCCGCAGACCGCCTTCCCGTACGACGAACTGGTCGCGGTGAACGCGCTGCGCGGCCGGGACGACACCGAGTACGAGCTTGTCGACACCGGCATCTTCGACGATGACCGGTACTGGGCGGTGACCGTCGACTACGCGAAGGCCAGCCCGACGGACCTCTGCGTCGTGGTGACCGTGGCCAACCGGGCCGACCGGCCAGAAACCCTGCACGTGCTGCCGCACCTGTGGTTCCGCAACACCTGGGCGTGGGGGCTGCCCGGCACGGACGACCGGGTGCCGCGGATCGTCGGCGAGGGGGGCCGGCTGGTCGGCGAGCACTGGGTGCTGGGACAGCTCGTGCTCGAAGGCGACGGCGCGCCGACGCCCCTGCTCTGCGACAACGACACCAACGCCGAGCGGCTGTGGGGGCTGCCCAGCCGCACGCCGTACCCGAAGGACGGCATCAACGACCACGTGGTCACCGGCGCGGCGACGGTGAACCCGGAACTGACCGGCACCAAGGCAGCGCTGCACTACGTGCTGGAGGTGCCGGCCGGCGAGCAGCGGCAGATCCGGCTGCGGTTGACCCGTACCGCGCCGCCGCCCGGCGACGGCGACCCGCCACCGGCCGACCTGGGCGCCGGCTTCGACGCCGTGGTCTGGGCCCGGCGGGCCGAGGCGAACCGGTTCTTCGCCGGGGTGATCCCGGCCGAGGCGAGCGCCGACGAGACGCTGATCGCCCGGCAGGCCATCGCCGGGCTGATGTGGGGCAAGCAGTTCTACCACTTCGACGTCAAGCGGTGGCTGGAGGGCGATCCGGGGTCGACGCCGCCGGCCGGGCGCCGGCACGGGCGCAACAGCGCCTGGTGGCACATGACCAGCTTCGACGTGATCTCCATGCCGGACCCGTGGGAATATCCCTGGTACGCCGCCTGGGACCTGGCCTTCCACTGCGTGAGCATCGCCCGGGTCGACCCCGGTTTCGCCAAGGAGCAACTGCTGCTTCTGCTCCGTGAGTGGTACCTGCATCCCAATGGCCAGATCCCGGCGTACGAGTGGGCGTTCGGTGACGTCAACCCGCCGGTGCACGCCTGGGCGGCGTTGAAGGTCTTCGAGATCGACGGCAGCCGGGACCACGACTTCCTGGCCCGGATGATGCACAAGCTGCTGATGAACTTCACCTGGTGGGTCAATCGCAAGGACACCGGCGGCAACAACGTCTTCGAGGGCGGTTTCCTCGGACTGGACAACGTCGGCCCGTTCGACCGGTCGGCGGCACTGCCGGTGGCCGGGGTGCTGGAGCAGTCCGACGGCACCGGCTGGATGGCGATGTACGCGCTCAACCTGCTCGACATCGCCATCGTGCTGGCCGAGCACGACCGCACCTGGGTGGACACCGCGACGAAGTTCTTCGAGCACTTCGCGTACATCGCGGCAGCCGCGTACGACCAGGGGTTGTGGGATGACGAGGACGCGTTCTTCTACGACGTGCTGCGGCTCGCCGACGGCACGAAGGTGCCGTTGAAGGTACGTTCGGTGGTCGGGCTGCTGCCGCTGGCCGCGGTGACCCGGCTGACCGCACGTACCCTGCACCGGCTGCCCGAGCTGGGTGCCCGGCTGCGCTGGTTCCTGACCAACCGTCCCGAGTACGCCTCGGTGGTCGGCGCCCGGCGGCTCGGCCCGGACGGTCGCCAGCAGCGCCTGCTCTCCATGTGCGGGCCGGAGCAGGTGGTGCGGCTGCTGGCCCGGATGCTGGACACCGAGGAGTTCCTCTCCGAGTACGGCCTGCGCACGCTGTCCCGGGCCCACCTGGACAAGCCGTTCGCGGTGACCCTCGGCGGACAGGAGTTCTGCGTCGGCTACGAGCCGGCCGAGTCGACGAGCGGCCTCTTCGGCGGCAACTCCAACTGGCGCGGTCCGATCTGGATGCCGACGAACTTCCTGCTGATCAGCGCGTTGCGTGACTACGCGGCGTTCTTCGGCGACGACCTTCAGGTGGAGTACCCGACCCGGTCCGGGGTGAAGAAGACCCTCGACGAGATCGCCGACGACCTCTCCGCCCGGCTGATCGCGCTGTTCACCCGGGACGACTGGGGCCGCCGGCCGATCTACGGGGCGGCTCAGCTGTTCCAGACCCACCCGGACTGGCGCGACCTGATCGCCTTCCCGGAGTACTTCCACGGCGACAACGGCGCCGGCCTCGGTGCCTGGCACCAGACCGGCTGGAGCGCCCTGGTCGCCGACCTCATCCTCACCCTCCGCCGCTAG
- a CDS encoding metal-dependent hydrolase codes for MMGPSHALSGAAVWLSGSWALQHFYDYEQSPLALAVGTAVCAGGALLPDLDLSGKVTRNKGGATVARTFGVFSLFIAEVVEKISLGVYYATKLSRDPKRNNGHRTLTHTIPFTVLLGWGTTTLCANYGKWAVIGILFFMIGLALRGLFDKWAERAGWLIVTLVSAGAAVFTAANLPGDRGYPMIGLAVGVGAFVHIIGDMITRAGVPILWPIPIKRRMWTPISLPDKIALRAGGRVEIVFVRTGLTIVSVLSALGLVAPSVLQKLTQDL; via the coding sequence ATGATGGGACCGTCGCACGCGCTGTCCGGCGCGGCGGTATGGCTGAGCGGGTCCTGGGCGCTACAGCACTTCTACGACTACGAGCAGTCGCCGCTGGCACTGGCCGTCGGTACGGCCGTCTGCGCCGGTGGCGCGCTGCTGCCCGACCTCGACCTGTCCGGCAAGGTGACCCGCAACAAGGGCGGCGCCACGGTGGCCCGTACGTTCGGGGTCTTCTCGCTCTTCATCGCCGAGGTGGTGGAGAAGATCTCGCTTGGCGTCTACTACGCCACCAAGCTGAGCCGCGACCCGAAGCGCAACAACGGCCACCGCACACTGACCCACACCATCCCGTTCACCGTGCTGCTCGGGTGGGGCACCACCACCCTTTGCGCCAACTACGGCAAGTGGGCGGTGATCGGCATCCTCTTCTTCATGATCGGCCTGGCCCTGCGCGGCCTGTTCGACAAGTGGGCCGAGCGCGCCGGCTGGCTCATCGTCACCCTGGTCTCGGCCGGCGCGGCCGTCTTCACCGCCGCCAACCTGCCCGGCGATCGAGGCTATCCGATGATCGGCCTCGCGGTCGGGGTGGGCGCCTTCGTGCACATCATCGGCGACATGATCACCCGGGCCGGGGTGCCGATCCTCTGGCCGATTCCGATCAAGCGCCGGATGTGGACGCCGATCAGTTTGCCCGACAAGATCGCGCTGCGCGCCGGTGGCCGGGTGGAGATCGTCTTCGTCCGCACCGGCCTGACCATCGTCTCGGTCCTGTCCGCCCTGGGCCTGGTCGCCCCCTCCGTACTCCAAAAACTAACCCAAGACCTCTAA
- a CDS encoding DUF1707 domain-containing protein, translating into MVAVAAGPSWLAPGVVRSASRLGQVELERHNDDDRLRVSDREREEVVELLGKATAEGRLTLDEYTERAGAAHAAQTRGELARLTTDLPGAPGRSPASAGGALAPASEKLLAVFGDEVRKGAWPVPEHIDARAIFGDCRIELHETRMPRQSITVDAEAIFGNVTIVVPEGTDVRLTGSAVFGSKKSKLNGPVIPGGPVIEVRCRAIFGDITVRPPRKRWW; encoded by the coding sequence GTGGTCGCCGTCGCCGCCGGCCCCAGCTGGCTGGCTCCCGGCGTGGTGCGCAGCGCCAGTAGGCTCGGGCAGGTGGAGTTGGAACGGCACAACGACGATGACCGGCTGCGCGTCTCCGACCGGGAGCGGGAGGAGGTCGTGGAGCTGCTCGGCAAGGCCACGGCCGAGGGCCGGCTCACCCTCGACGAGTACACCGAGCGGGCCGGTGCCGCCCACGCCGCGCAGACCCGTGGCGAGCTGGCCCGGCTGACCACCGACCTGCCGGGCGCGCCCGGCCGCTCACCCGCATCTGCGGGCGGTGCGCTCGCCCCGGCGTCGGAGAAGCTGCTGGCCGTCTTCGGCGACGAGGTACGCAAGGGCGCCTGGCCGGTGCCGGAGCACATCGACGCCCGCGCGATCTTCGGCGACTGCCGCATCGAGCTGCACGAGACCCGGATGCCCCGGCAGTCGATCACCGTCGACGCGGAGGCGATCTTCGGCAACGTCACGATCGTGGTGCCGGAGGGTACGGACGTCCGGCTCACCGGCAGCGCTGTCTTCGGCAGCAAGAAATCCAAGCTGAACGGCCCGGTCATCCCCGGTGGCCCGGTCATCGAGGTGCGCTGCCGCGCCATCTTCGGCGACATCACCGTCCGCCCGCCGCGCAAGCGCTGGTGGTGA
- a CDS encoding class I SAM-dependent methyltransferase, whose product MKAVQWVRDFYSRTGMWWGPAEARIGEGDHNRVSLLHQHAGAGPARVLELGSGYGTTAALTARAGHAVTAVDISDRVDFAATLRADVAPGSLTIIKDDFYSVELSGQFDVVCYWDGFGVGSDADQRRLLHRIASRWLRPGGTALIDVYNPFVWARWDGDEEHKLPNRDLGYEYELFHRVSFDPVTCTATGTWWDAAHPDEKISQRLRCYTPADLALLLAGTTLALSAITAGEHTFRPAHQPDDSGLLRQHHSYLAVLRHQSADAPAP is encoded by the coding sequence GTGAAGGCCGTGCAGTGGGTACGGGATTTCTATTCGCGGACCGGAATGTGGTGGGGTCCGGCCGAGGCGCGGATCGGCGAAGGCGATCACAATCGCGTGTCGCTGCTCCATCAGCACGCCGGTGCCGGCCCGGCTCGGGTGTTGGAACTGGGCAGTGGTTACGGAACCACGGCTGCCCTGACCGCGCGGGCTGGTCATGCGGTCACGGCGGTCGACATCAGCGATCGGGTGGACTTCGCCGCCACGCTGCGGGCTGACGTTGCCCCGGGGTCCCTGACCATCATCAAGGACGATTTCTACTCGGTGGAGTTGTCGGGCCAGTTCGATGTCGTCTGCTACTGGGACGGCTTCGGAGTCGGGTCCGACGCCGACCAGCGCAGGCTCCTCCACAGGATCGCCAGCCGGTGGCTGAGGCCGGGCGGTACCGCTCTGATCGACGTCTACAACCCCTTCGTCTGGGCTCGGTGGGACGGCGACGAGGAGCACAAGCTGCCGAACCGCGACCTGGGGTACGAGTACGAGCTGTTCCACCGCGTCAGCTTCGACCCCGTGACGTGCACCGCGACCGGCACCTGGTGGGACGCCGCCCACCCGGATGAGAAAATCAGCCAGCGGCTTCGCTGCTACACGCCCGCAGACCTCGCGCTCCTGCTTGCCGGCACCACGTTGGCACTTTCTGCGATCACGGCGGGGGAACACACATTTCGTCCAGCACACCAGCCGGACGACAGCGGCCTGCTCCGTCAGCACCATTCCTATCTCGCCGTGCTGCGTCACCAGTCGGCCGACGCTCCGGCACCGTGA
- a CDS encoding LacI family DNA-binding transcriptional regulator, whose protein sequence is MATMHDVARLARVSVSTVSYVLTGARPISQATRDKVLAAMAELDYQPNAMARGLASRRSRILGLLLPMDERGLGATETAFVTGAAAAASTAGYHLVLSPIGVGDLNELRRLASQRMFDGALLMEVQLHDPRVDVLREVGVPFVLIGRTADTTGLSYVDIDFDQTVRAAVGHLVGLGHRRIVYVNHSAGTIAEGYGPALRTRDAFTAAMAERGLEPLMIPAEDSAAGGRAALATALRQAPDLTAILAMNESAVFGLLGELTARGRRVPGDVSVVSMVTSPQVAELATPALTAMNSPGSALGRIAIETLLRHVDAGNGEIHEQLLPCTLEVRGSSGAPRTGGGAAGYPGADGPRH, encoded by the coding sequence ATGGCCACCATGCACGACGTCGCGCGGCTCGCCCGAGTCTCGGTCAGCACGGTGTCGTACGTGTTGACCGGTGCCCGCCCGATTTCCCAGGCCACCCGGGACAAGGTCCTCGCCGCCATGGCCGAGCTGGACTACCAGCCCAACGCCATGGCCCGCGGGCTGGCCAGCCGGCGCAGCCGGATCCTCGGGCTGCTGCTACCGATGGACGAGCGGGGGCTCGGTGCCACCGAGACCGCCTTCGTCACCGGCGCGGCGGCGGCCGCCAGCACTGCCGGTTACCACCTGGTGCTCTCCCCGATCGGGGTCGGCGATCTCAACGAGTTGCGCCGGTTGGCCAGCCAACGCATGTTCGACGGCGCGCTGCTGATGGAGGTGCAGCTGCACGACCCCCGGGTCGACGTGCTGCGCGAGGTGGGCGTGCCGTTCGTGTTGATCGGCCGCACCGCCGACACCACCGGCCTGTCGTACGTGGACATCGACTTCGACCAGACCGTCCGGGCGGCGGTCGGTCACCTGGTGGGCCTCGGCCACCGCCGGATCGTCTACGTCAACCACTCGGCCGGCACCATCGCCGAGGGTTACGGCCCGGCGCTGCGTACCCGCGACGCGTTCACCGCCGCGATGGCCGAGCGCGGGCTGGAACCGCTGATGATCCCGGCGGAGGACAGCGCGGCCGGCGGCCGGGCGGCGTTGGCCACCGCCCTGCGCCAGGCACCCGACCTGACCGCGATCCTGGCGATGAACGAGAGCGCCGTCTTCGGCCTGCTCGGGGAGTTGACCGCCCGGGGTCGCCGCGTGCCGGGTGACGTCTCGGTCGTCTCGATGGTCACCTCGCCGCAGGTCGCCGAGTTGGCCACCCCGGCGCTTACCGCGATGAACTCGCCCGGCTCGGCGCTGGGCCGGATCGCCATCGAGACGCTGCTGCGGCACGTCGACGCCGGCAACGGCGAGATCCACGAACAGCTGCTGCCCTGCACCTTGGAGGTCCGTGGATCCAGCGGAGCACCACGTACGGGGGGCGGGGCAGCTGGTTATCCGGGGGCGGACGGCCCCCGACATTGA
- a CDS encoding glycosyltransferase family 4 protein: protein MSPNADVIDINPARSQRVLLLSWEYPPVLVGGLGRHVHALSVALAAAGHQVTVVTRHADGVPLEEHRDGVRIIRAAEDPVTFPLATSSLLAWTMAFNHTLTRAALRAADTGDYDVIHAHDWLVAHTAITLAEHLHLPLVTTMHATEAGRHQGWLPEEMNRTIHGVEHWLSNASTRLIACSGYMREQVNMLFDVPGGRVDVVPNGVDDRAWRARPRAVASARARFAGDGPLIGYAGRLVYEKGVQHLVDAVPQLRDRHPGLRVLIAGDGPYRGELEERIHQLGLGGTVRFTGFLDNTQLPAVLGATDATVVPSLYEPFGMVALEAAAAGAPLAVARTGGLAEIVEPGVTGVTFPHSDPPALAGAVDQLLGDEVFARRVARQARSMVGRRYGWATIAARTAETYATARRDYAPTRTLHATDFVPAPRRPIAIPDGNLLALSSAAC, encoded by the coding sequence ATGTCACCGAACGCCGACGTGATCGACATCAACCCCGCACGGTCGCAGCGGGTGCTGCTGCTGTCCTGGGAGTACCCACCCGTCCTCGTCGGCGGTCTCGGCCGACACGTGCACGCCCTCTCCGTCGCCCTGGCCGCCGCCGGTCACCAGGTCACCGTCGTCACCCGGCACGCCGACGGCGTGCCGTTGGAGGAACACCGCGACGGGGTACGGATCATCCGCGCCGCCGAGGACCCGGTCACCTTCCCGCTGGCCACCAGCTCGCTGCTGGCCTGGACGATGGCGTTCAACCACACCCTGACCCGGGCGGCCCTGCGCGCCGCCGACACCGGCGACTACGACGTCATCCACGCGCACGACTGGCTGGTCGCGCACACCGCGATCACGCTCGCCGAGCACCTGCACCTGCCGCTGGTGACCACCATGCACGCCACCGAAGCGGGCCGGCACCAGGGTTGGCTGCCCGAGGAGATGAACCGCACCATCCACGGTGTCGAACACTGGCTGAGCAACGCCTCGACCCGGCTGATCGCCTGCTCCGGCTACATGCGCGAGCAGGTGAACATGCTCTTCGACGTGCCCGGCGGCCGGGTCGACGTGGTACCCAACGGCGTCGACGACCGGGCCTGGCGGGCCCGCCCGCGCGCGGTCGCCTCGGCCCGCGCCCGCTTCGCCGGGGACGGTCCACTGATCGGGTACGCCGGCCGGCTGGTCTACGAGAAGGGTGTGCAGCACCTGGTGGACGCGGTCCCGCAGCTGCGCGACCGGCACCCCGGGCTGCGGGTGCTGATCGCCGGCGACGGGCCCTACCGGGGCGAGTTGGAGGAGCGGATTCACCAGCTCGGGCTCGGCGGCACCGTACGCTTCACCGGGTTTCTCGACAACACCCAGCTCCCGGCGGTGCTCGGCGCCACCGACGCGACAGTCGTACCGAGCCTCTACGAGCCCTTCGGCATGGTGGCCCTGGAGGCGGCGGCGGCCGGCGCACCGCTGGCCGTGGCGCGTACCGGCGGCCTGGCCGAGATCGTCGAGCCGGGCGTCACCGGGGTCACCTTCCCGCACAGCGACCCGCCGGCTCTGGCCGGCGCGGTCGACCAGTTGCTCGGCGACGAGGTCTTCGCCCGCCGGGTCGCCCGTCAGGCCCGCAGCATGGTCGGCCGGCGGTACGGCTGGGCCACCATCGCCGCCCGCACCGCCGAGACGTACGCCACCGCCCGCCGCGACTACGCGCCGACGCGCACGCTGCACGCCACCGACTTCGTACCGGCGCCCCGCCGGCCGATCGCCATCCCGGACGGCAACCTCCTCGCACTGAGCAGCGCCGCCTGTTGA